In Bacillus sp. SM2101, a genomic segment contains:
- a CDS encoding DUF3888 domain-containing protein: MKKSLLILITFLTLFSPVQAETVTENDVQLRDNVIHILLYPLIAKELEKQYGKPQQFMCHKIIRIEKLPTGTYIFNVTVQLITFEGAHSPPNDLVTITLSNEKTLEWNTIDFKRKRLKPNEIPPKCD; encoded by the coding sequence ATGAAAAAAAGCCTTTTAATATTAATTACCTTCTTAACTCTATTCTCTCCCGTCCAAGCTGAAACCGTAACTGAAAATGATGTACAGTTGCGTGATAACGTGATTCACATTTTGCTTTATCCCTTAATTGCAAAGGAATTGGAGAAGCAGTATGGCAAACCCCAACAATTTATGTGCCATAAAATTATCAGAATTGAAAAGCTACCCACAGGCACTTATATATTTAATGTTACTGTGCAGCTAATAACATTTGAAGGTGCTCACAGTCCTCCCAATGATTTAGTGACAATCACTCTTAGTAATGAAAAAACCCTAGAGTGGAATACTATTGATTTCAAACGAAAAAGATTAAAGCCAAATGAAATACCACCTAAATGCGATTGA